From Phaeodactylum tricornutum CCAP 1055/1 chromosome 23, whole genome shotgun sequence, one genomic window encodes:
- a CDS encoding predicted protein, with the protein SASENLPPRTLARVAREVRDLHKNPPEGVRLVVDSDTGVPSNLSELMAEVKGPTGTPYENKFFLLKLVFSSDFPAVPPRGFFLTKIYHPNVDNATGAICVNTLKKDWNATTALSHVLAVIRCLLIVPFPESSLNDEAGKLFMESYEEYSKRARLMADVHGR; encoded by the exons agCGCTTCGGAAAATCTGCCACCCCGTACGCTGGCGAGAGTTGCTCGCGAAGTGCGGGATCTGCATAAGAATCCACCAGAAGGTGTCCGACTGGTAGTAGATTCAGATACCGGCGTTCCCAGCAATCTTTCCGAACTCATG GCCGAAGTCAAAGGACCCACGGGAACACCGTACGAGAACAAATTCTTTCTGCTCAAGCTCGTCTTTTCCTCGGACTTTCCGGCGGTCCCGCCAAGGGGTTTTTTCTTGACCAAAATCTACCATCCCAACGTGGACAATGCGACGGGTGCCATTTGCGTCAATACGCTGAAAAAGGACTGGAACGCCACGACGGCATTGTCACACGTTCTAGCGGTCATTCGATGTTTACTGATTGTTCCCTTTCCCGAGTCGAGTTTAAACGATGAAGCGGGCAAGTTGTTTATGGAAAGCTACGAGGAGTACTCGAAGCGGGCTCGATTGATGGCGGACGTTCACGGGCGG
- a CDS encoding predicted protein, which translates to MDPSNNKASSNNSLSQSLRHESAHGAVVHSKHPPLPLNAPQPVVPGESTPHHPPDEGGPHYSFPGDAVTANQVLTAAPPAIQEGSATRNVKSRQSPSPPHSTAPATDITATPTSIGTNSNYSGADNIHHVPEVNTAPSFPRDPVPNITDPANPALTPSRTEEVGYAALHTQASNANSSNESDHGQRYNPANYPFALKILVSNNVAGSIIGRAGQTIDELQTQSQTRIKLSQAGDYYPGTQDRVCLIQGKPENVRTALQLLLARLFKLQSDQHAQQLAWQLQRPKGETPSFDFVRVVE; encoded by the exons ATGGATCCCAGC AACAACAAGGCTAGCAGCAACAATAGCTTGAGCCAGTCCTTGAGACACGAGTCGGCACACGGAGCTGTCGTGCACTCGAAGCATCCTCCGCTTCCACTCAATGCCCCTCAGCCCGTGGTCCCTGGGGAGTCCACACCCCACCATCCTCCAGACGAAGGAGGTCCGCACTACTCGTTCCCGGGTGACGCAGTCACGGCCAATCAAGTTCTGACTGCTGCTCCTCCGGCGATCCAGGAAGGTTCCGCTACCCGGAATGTCAAGTCCCGACAATCGCCTTCACCGCCACACTCTACAGCTCCCGCCACTGACATTACCGCTACACCAACTTCGATAGGGACCAATTCGAACTACAGTGGAGCTGACAACATCCATCACGTCCCTGAAGTCAACACGGCGCCCAGCTTTCCACGAGATCCGGTACCCAACATCACCGACCCTGCCAACCCAGCTTTGACCCCCTCCAGGACAGAAGAAGTGGGGTACGCAGCGCTACACACCCAAGCTTCCAACGCTAACAGTAGCAACGAAAGTGACCACGGACAACGCTACAACCCCGCCAACTACCCTTTTGCTCTCAAAATTCTCGTCTCCAACAACGTTGCTGGGTCCATCATCGGACGAGCGGGTCAAACAATCGATGAGCTCCAAACGCAATCGCAAACACGGATTAAACTCTCGCAAGCTGGAGACTACTATCCTGGTACGCAGGATCGAGTCTGTCTCATCCAGGGGAAACCGGAGAACGTCCGGACGGCTCTGCAACTCTTGTTGGCACGCTTGTTCAAGTTGCAGTCCGATCAACATGCGCAACAGCTGGCGTGGCAGCTACAGCGACCAAAGGGAGAAACGCCATCCTTTgacttcgtc CGAGTGGTGGAATGA
- a CDS encoding predicted protein, whose protein sequence is MSRIAALRVTVHSFASVNSRWVARRGAGLDGAHPPSQRPLPVSPAHPHCVQERSFQSTSQPLWLPIKDVEVLSLVGDGAVQQNGSDPTIGSGRSTGTARLVQIVAPPGSLVTAGDVVAVLQTEPNGSTTSVRSPQDGKIVAWTKTLTERVQLGDVLFRIDTDAGDDVPHNDVHELVAHVATHNGTLPDDVFQTYLEWTDVPRIQIVANVLRDRFPTLRERALALYSRVLALQRSQPETPARQVATTATDIGILLYRMGDLEQALTHLSYARDIRIETLGPEHPETAAAHIHIGAVLNQKGDLDGAFDKFQTALQAQIANLGESHALVAASWNNLGAIRYQTGQYAEALSLYRKALAIHRELHGEAHADTAGSYHNVSIALKHVGDNMPMALEHCQKALQIRRDVLGPEAPDTAASHYALGQLLSEIGQWDAAVEQYKAAVAIHESVYGRQSPITASGYNNLGAVYYQQQNYAAALTEYRKGLDILQAVLPSNHADVAAAWNNVGLALAQQASREQNVAKLDEALAAHRHARAILEESYGPDHPSLAMTVGSIGNVLKAQQQFDAALSEFRHAHVLLEKALGPVHADVASSHNNIGLVLAQQARLEEALAEYRAAQKAFAASLGDTHPHTGSTHFNMGLVLQELQRTSEAKIEYDMARAAWTVSLGRDHDHTQMAAQAVDILNENGS, encoded by the coding sequence ATGAGTCGGATTGCTGCACTGCGTGTGACTGTGCATTCGTTCGCGAGTGTCAATAGCCGTTGGGTTGCCCGTCGCGGAGCGGGCCTCGATGGCGCTCATCCACCATCACAGCGACCCTTACCGGTATCACCAGCACATCCACATTGCGTACAGGAACGTTCCTTCCAGTCCACTTCACAACCGTTGTGGCTACCCATCAAGGACGTCGAAGTGCTGAGTCTCGTTGGCGATGGCGCTGTCCAGCAGAATGGATCGGATCCCACCATAGGCAGCGGCCGCAGCACCGGCACCGCACGGTTGGTACAAATCGTGGCCCCACCCGGATCGCTCGTCACCGCGGGCGACGTCGTCGCCGTTCTCCAAACGGAACCGAACGGATCCACAACGTCCGTACGGTCCCCGCAAGATGGGAAAATTGTTGCCTGGACCAAGACACTCACGGAACGCGTGCAGCTCGGCGACGTGCTCTTCCGCATCGATACCGACGCGGGGGACGACGTCCCCCACAACGACGTCCACGAACTCGTGGCGCACGTCGCCACGCACAACGGTACCCTACCCGACGACGTCTTCCAGACGTACCTGGAGTGGACCGACGTGCCGCGCATACAAATCGTGGCCAACGTCTTGCGTGATCGCTTTCCCACGCTGCGCGAACGAGCCCTAGCGTTGTACAGCCGAGTCTTGGCCCTGCAGCGATCCCAACCGGAAACACCCGCTCGGCAAGTGGCGACCACCGCCACCGATATTGGTATACTCCTGTACCGGATGGGCGATCTGGAACAAGCCTTGACGCACTTGTCCTACGCTCGGGATATTCGCATCGAAACGTTGGGCCCGGAACATCCCGAAACGGCGGCGGCACACATACACATTGGGGCCGTTTTGAACCAAAAAGGAGACTTGGACGGAGCCTTTGACAAATTTCAAACCGCCTTGCAAGCACAAATTGCGAATCTCGGAGAATCTCACGCCCTTGTGGCGGCTTCGTGGAATAATCTCGGAGCTATTCGCTACCAAACTGGACAATATGCCGAAGCACTCTCCCTGTACCGCAAGGCACTCGCCATTCACCGAGAACTGCACGGAGAAGCGCACGCCGATACCGCCGGGTCGTACCACAATGTCAGTATTGCGCTCAAACACGTCGGCGATAACATGCCCATGGCACTGGAGCACTGTCAAAAGGCTTTGCAAATTCGTCGCGACGTTCTGGGTCCGGAAGCTCCCGATACAGCCGCCAGTCACTACGCACTCGGGCAGTTGTTGTCGGAAATTGGACAGTGGGATGCCGCCGTGGAGCAGTACAAAGCGGCCGTGGCCATTCACGAGTCGGTCTATGGGCGACAGTCCCCCATTACGGCGTCGGGATACAACAATCTGGGTGCCGTCTACTACCAACAACAGAACTACGCGGCAGCCTTGACGGAATACCGCAAGGGTTTGGACATTCTGCAAGCCGTACTACCGTCCAATCACGCGgacgtggcggcggcgtgGAACAACGTCGGATTGGCACTAGCCCAACAAGCGAGTCGGGAACAAAACGTGGCGAAACTGGAcgaagccttggcggcgCACCGGCACGCACGGGCGATTCTAGAAGAATCCTACGGACCGGATCATCCCAGTCTCGCAATGACCGTTGGGAGCATTGGTAACGTACTCAAGGCGCAACAGCAATTTGATGCGGCCTTGTCCGAATTCCGTCACGCACACGTCCTCTTGGAAAAAGCGCTCGGTCCCGTCCACGCCGACGTTGCTAGTTCGCACAACAACATTGGTCTCGTGTTGGCGCAACAAGCtcgtttggaagaagcactgGCGGAGTACCGGGCAGCTCAGAAAGCCTTTGCTGCGAGCTTGGGCGATACGCATCCGCATACGGGGTCGACGCATTTCAATATGGGTCTAGTTTTACAAGAACTGCAGCGGACTTCCGAGGCCAAGATCGAGTATGACATGGCCCGTGCGGCGTGGACGGTATCACTCGGCCGGGACCACGATCATACGCAAATGGCCGCCCAAGCCGTGGACATTCTGAACGAGAATGGATCCTGA
- the METH gene encoding methionine synthase (putative 5-methyltetrahydrofolate-homocysteine methyltransferase, vitamin B12 (or cobalamine)-dependent methionine synthase; located in cytosol): MGTMIQNYAKKNRLDEEEYRGERFRDWNCAVKGNNDMLSISQPHIIKGIYMQYLEEGGSNMIGTNTFSSTTIAMADYQMEAYAYELNYVGARLAREACDEVTAKDPSKPRFVVGAIGPTNRTCSISPSVEDPAARNVTFDELVETYLEQVVGLVDGGADVLMVETIFDTLNAKAALYAIGEFLEFSGLDIPVFVSGTLVDQSGRTLSGQTGEAFYVSIRHAKPMCVGLNCALGAKHMVPFVERLSKAAECFVHVYSNAGLPNAMGGYDDTPEDMARENEVFFENGWLNMVGGCCGSTPPHIKAIRETAERYQPRKLPDVGRPKMWLSGLEDLKVEDVHNQLGLPFLNVGERCNIAGSIKFKKLMMKGDYGAAMDIAKQQVEDGAHVIDINVDDGMLDGLAAMQKFVKIAVTEPEIAKVPFMLDASKFDIVMAGLKWCQGKCIVNSISLKVGEELFMEQATLLKKHGAAVVVMAFDEQGQAATEDEKIRICKRSYDVLVNKVGFPPEDIVFDPNVLTIGTGMEEHANYGVDFINSVKRIKEECPYVKISGGISNLSFGFRGVTKIRESIHAVFLHHAITESGMDVGIVNSHELLSVDDLEPDMKLLCENLVFNKTPDATDDMLERTNFERSKGGVVDEVKKSSWRDLEPSKRLEHSLVNGISEFVDSDVEEARVLATKPLDVIEGPLMDGMNVVGDLFGAGKMFLPQVIKSARVMKKAVAYLLPFMDAEKRENMIAAGLDPDDVDPDDDSNYAGKVLMATVKGDVHDIGKNIVAVVLGCNNYKVYDIGVMCSCEKILAKAKEYNVDVIGLSGLITPSLDEMVDVAKEMSKQGFKQPLLIGGATTSKMHTSVKIAPSYTTPEHPTIHVLDASRSVTVVNSLLGENKGEFVEDIMEEYEEMREDYYAGLEDRNFLTFEKAKEQKITINFDQSPVADTPNKIGITVIDTVKISAVVPYIDWNPFFQTWELRGRYPNRGYPKIFNDEAVGGEAKKLFHDAQTMLNQICEDGSMTLKGVVGIFPANRSEDGEDVHVYETEADRESGNVSTTFCMLRQQAEKESDDPYLSQADFVAPAGYKDHLGMFAVSCFGCDALVKKFESENDDYSKIMAQALADRFVEAFAEYVHREMRLDLWGYAAGEQLNESDLLKVKYDGIRPAPGYPSQPDHTEKRTMWNLLQAQELAGIELSESLSMMPASSVSALVFAHPESEYFAVGQVGKDQVTNYASRKQMDLALCERWLSPILNYERD, encoded by the exons ATGGGCACCATGATCCAGAACTACGCCAAGAAGAACCGACTAGACGAGGAAGAGTACCGGGGCGAGCGATTCCGCGACTGGAACTGCGCCGTCAAGggcaacaacgacatgctcAGCATCTCGCAGCCCCACATCATCAAGGGTATCTACATGCAGTACCTGGAAGAGGGCGGCAGCAACATGATTGGGACCAACACGTTTTCCTCCACCACCATTGCTATGGCGGACTACCAGATGGAAGCGTACGCGTACGAGCTGAACTACGTGGGCGCTCGGTTGGCGCGGGAGGCCTGCGATGAAGTGACGGCCAAAGACCCTAGTAAGCCGCGTTTCGTGGTGGGAGCCATTGGACCCACGAATCGTACGTGTTCGATCTCGCCGTCGGTGGAGGACCCCGCGGCACGCAACGTGACGTTTGACGAGCTGGTAGAGACGTACCTGGAGCAGGTGGTGGGTCTGGTGGACGGCGGTGCCGACGTGCTCATGGTGGAGACCATCTTCGACACGTTGAACGCCAAGGCGGCGTTGTACGCGATCGGAGAGTTTCTGGAGTTTAGCGGGTTGGACATTCCCGTGTTTGTGAGCGGCACACTGGTGGACCAGTCGGGTCGTACACTGTCGGGACAGACGGGCGAGGCCTTTTACGTTTCGATCCGGCACGCCAAGCCGATGTGTGTGGGCTTGAACTGTGCGTTGGGCGCCAAGCACATGGTACCCTTTGTGGAGCGCTTGAGCAAGGCGGCCGAGTGTTTTGTGCACGTGTACTCGAACGCGGGTCTGCCCAACGCCATGGGCGGGTACGACGACACGCCGGAAGACATGGCGCGCGAGAACGAGGTGTTTTTCGAGAACGGCTGGTTGAACATGGTCGGAGGGTGCTGCGGGTCCACGCCGCCGCACATCAAGGCCATCCGCGAGACGGCAGAGCGGTACCAGCCCCGCAAGCTGCCGGATGTGGGCCGGCCCAAGATGTGGCTGTCGGGGCTGGAGGACCTGAAGGTGGAGGACGTGCACAACCAGCTGGGTTTGCCGTTTCTGAACGTGGGCGAGCGGTGCAACATAGCCGGGTCGATCAAGTTCAAAAAGCTCATGATGAAGGGCGATTACGGCGCGGCCATGGACATTGCGAAGCAGCAGGTGGAGGACGGCGCGCACGTGATCGACATCAACGTGGACGACGGTATGCTGGATGGCCTAGCGGCGATGCAAAAGTTTGTGAAGATCGCGGTGACGGAACCGGAGATTGCCAAGGTGCCGTTCATGCTGGACGCGTCCAAGTTTGACATTGTCATGGCGGGTCTCAAGTGGTGTCAGGGCAAGTGCATTGTGAACTCGATTTCGCTCAAGGTGGGCGAGGAGCTGTTTATGGAGCAGGCCACGTTGCTGAAGAAGCACGGCGCCGCGGTGGTTGTCATGGCCTTTGATGAGCAGGGTCAAGCGGCCACGGAAGACGAGAAGATCCGTATCTGCAAGCGGTCGTACGACGTTCTGGTGAACAAGGTGGGTTTCCCACCGGAGGACATTGTGTTCGACCCGAACGTACTGACGATTGGTACGGGTATGGAAGAGCACGCGAACTACGGTGTGGATTTTATCAATTCTGTGAAGCGCATCAAGGAGGAGTGTCCGTACGTGAAGATTAGTGGGGGTATCTCGAACTTGTCGTTTGGCTTCCGGGGTGTGACGAAGATCCGGGAATCGATCCACGCGGTGTTCTTGCACCACGCTATTACCGAGTCGGGCATGGATGTTGGCATCGTGAACTCGCACGAGCTACTGTCCGTTGATGACTTGGAACCCGATATGAAGCTTTTGTGCGAAAACCTTGTATTCAATAAGACTCCCGATGCCACAGATGATATGCTTGAACGTACAAACTTCGAGCGATCC AAAGGTGGAGTTGTGGACGAGGTCAAAAAGTCTTCCTGGCGCGATCTTGAACCGTCCAAGCGACTGGAGCATTCATTGGTGAACGGTATTTCCGAATTTGTCGATTCAGACGTCGAAGAAGCTCGCGTGTTGGCCACCAAGCCACTAGATGTAATTGAGGGACCCTTAATGGACGGCATGAACGTTGTCGGGGACTTGTTTGGAGCGGGAAAGATGTTTCTACCACAAGTCATCAAGTCTGCACGGGTCATGAAAAAGGCAGTCGCCTATCTGTTACCGTTTATGGATGCAGAGAAGAGGGAAAATATGATTGCGGCTGGCTTGGATCCAGATGACGTTGATCCTGATGACGACTCGAATTACGCTGGCAAAGTGCTGATGGCCACAGTCAAGGGAGATGTTCATGACATTGGAAAGAATATCGTCGCTGTTGTCCTTGGATGCAACAACTATAAAGTTTACGACATTGGTGTAATGTGCTCGTGTGAAAAAATTCTCGCCAAGGCTAAAGAATACAATGTCGATGTGATTGGTCTCTCTGGATTAATTACTCCTTCCTTGGACGAGATGGTTGATGTTGCCAAAGAAATGTCCAAGCAAGGTTTCAAGCAACCCTTGCTGATTGGTGGCGCCACTACTTCCAAGATGCACACATCCGTGAAGATTGCTCCGAGCTACACAACCCCCGAGCACCCAACAATTCATGTTCTGGATGCGTCTCGTTCCGTAACGGTGGTCAACTCTCTTTTGGGAGAGAACAAGGGAGAGTTTGTGGAGGATATTATGGAGGAGTACGAAGAAATGCGTGAAGATTACTATGCAGGGCTCGAGGACCGCAACTTTTTAACTTTTGAGAAGGCCAAGGAGCAAAAGATTACGATCAACTTTGATCAATCACCGGTTGCAGACACTCCAAACAAAATCGGCATAACCGTCATTGATACGGTCAAGATTTCGGCGGTTGTTCCTTACATTGATTGGAATCCATTCTTTCAGACGTGGGAGCTGCGTGGTCGATACCCGAATCGAGGCTATCCCAAGATTTTTAACGACGAAGCGGTCGGAGGCGAAGCCAAGAAACTTTTCCATGATGCGCAGACGATGCTGAATCAAATCTGCGAGGACGGCTCCATGACGTTGAAGGGAGTTGTCGGTATCTTCCCGGCGAACCGTAGTGAGGATGGCGAGGATGTGCACGTTTATGAGACGGAAGCCGATCGCGAATCAGGAAATGTGTCGACTACGTTCTGTATGTTGCGCCAGCAAGCCGAGAAGGAGTCCGACGACCCGTATTTGTCCCAAGCCGACTTTGTCGCCCCCGCGGGTTACAAGGATCACTTGGGTATGTTTGCTGTTTCTTGTTTTGGTTGTGACGCTCTAGTGAAGAAGTTCGAATCCGAGAACGACGACTATTCCAAGATTATGGCACAAGCTTTGGCGGATCGTTTCGTCGAGGCGTTTGCCGAGTACGTGCACCGCGAGATGCGTCTGGATCTCTGGGGATACGCGGCTGGCGAACAATTGAACGAGTCCGATTTGCTCAAGGTGAAATACGACGGTATTCGCCCCGCTCCGGGTTACCCGTCGCAGCCGGACCATACGGAAAAACGCACAATGTGGAATCTCCTGCAGGCGCAGGAACTGGCCGGCATTGAATTGTCGGAATCGCTGAGCATGATGCCGGCGTCGTCCGTTTCGGCGTTGGTCTTTGCGCACCCCGAGTCCGAGTACTTTGCCGTGGGCCAAGTGGGTAAAGATCAGGTAACGAATTACGCGTCACGCAAACAGATGGATTTGGCACTCTGCGAACGATGGCTGTCTCCTATTCTTAATTACGAACGAGATTAA